In one window of Escherichia coli DSM 30083 = JCM 1649 = ATCC 11775 DNA:
- the idi gene encoding isopentenyl-diphosphate Delta-isomerase has protein sequence MQTEHVILLNAQGVPTGTLEKYAAHTADTLLHLAFSSWLFNAKGQLLVTRRALSKKAWPGVWTNSVCGHPQLGESNEEAVIRRCRYELGVEITPPESIYPDFRYRATDPNGIVENEVCPVFAARTTSALQINDDEVMDYQWCDLAAVLRGIDATPWAFSPWMVMQATNREARKRLSAFTQLK, from the coding sequence ATGCAAACGGAACACGTCATTTTATTGAATGCACAGGGAGTTCCCACGGGTACGCTGGAAAAGTATGCCGCACACACGGCAGACACCCTCTTACATCTCGCGTTTTCCAGTTGGCTGTTTAATGCCAAAGGGCAATTATTAGTTACCCGCCGCGCCCTTAGCAAAAAAGCGTGGCCTGGCGTGTGGACTAACTCGGTTTGTGGGCACCCACAACTGGGAGAAAGCAACGAAGAGGCGGTGATCCGCCGTTGCCGTTATGAGCTTGGCGTAGAAATTACGCCTCCTGAATCTATCTATCCTGACTTTCGCTACCGCGCCACCGATCCGAATGGCATTGTGGAAAATGAAGTGTGTCCGGTATTTGCCGCACGCACGACCAGTGCGTTACAGATCAACGATGATGAAGTGATGGATTATCAATGGTGTGATTTAGCAGCGGTTTTACGCGGTATTGATGCTACGCCGTGGGCGTTCAGTCCGTGGATGGTGATGCAGGCGACAAATCGCGAAGCCAGAAAACGATTATCTGCATTTACCCAGCTTAAATAA
- a CDS encoding protein YqfH, translating to MINQVSVYRQPPVLSGCRQVKTI from the coding sequence ATGATTAACCAAGTGAGCGTTTATCGACAACCGCCCGTTTTGAGCGGATGTCGACAGGTAAAAACCATTTAA
- the yqfG gene encoding protein YqfG: protein MNLLMRAIFSLLLLFTLSIPVISDCVAMAIESRFKYMMLLF from the coding sequence ATGAATCTTTTAATGCGCGCTATATTCAGTCTGCTGTTGCTTTTTACTCTCTCTATTCCTGTCATTTCTGATTGTGTTGCAATGGCCATTGAAAGTCGCTTCAAATATATGATGCTGCTTTTTTAA
- the uacT gene encoding urate/proton symporter UacT, whose product MSAIDSQLPSSSGQDRPTDEVDRILSPGKLIILGLQHVLVMYAGAVAVPLMIGDRLGLSKEAIAMLISSDLFCCGIVTLLQCIGIGRFMGIRLPVIMSVTFAAVTPMIAIGMNPDIGLLGIFGATIAAGFITTLLAPLIGRLMPLFPPLVTGVVITSIGLSIIQVGIDWAAGGKGNPQYGNPVYLGISFAVLIFILLITRYAKGFMSNVAVLLGIVFGFLLSWMMNEVNLSGLHDASWFAIVTPMSFGMPIFDPVSILTMTAVLIIVFIESMGMFLALGEIVGRKLSSHDIIRGLRVDGVGTMIGGTFNSFPHTSFSQNVGLVSVTRVHSRWVCIASGIILILFGMVPKMAVLVASIPQFVLGGAGLVMFGMVLATGIRILSRCNYTTNRYNLYIVAISLGVGMTPTLSHDFFSKLPAVLQPLLHSGIMLATLSAVVLNVFFNGYQHHADLVKESVSDKDLKVRTVRMWLLMRKLKKNEHGE is encoded by the coding sequence ATGAGCGCCATAGATTCCCAACTTCCCTCATCTTCTGGGCAAGACCGCCCAACTGATGAGGTTGACCGCATATTATCACCAGGAAAGCTGATCATACTCGGTCTGCAACACGTCCTTGTCATGTACGCAGGTGCAGTCGCTGTTCCTCTTATGATTGGTGACCGACTCGGCCTATCAAAAGAAGCTATTGCGATGCTCATCAGCTCGGATCTCTTTTGCTGCGGGATCGTCACATTATTGCAATGTATCGGTATCGGCCGCTTTATGGGGATCCGCCTGCCGGTGATTATGTCGGTGACCTTCGCCGCTGTAACACCAATGATAGCTATTGGTATGAACCCGGATATCGGCCTGCTGGGGATATTCGGTGCCACTATCGCCGCGGGTTTTATCACCACATTATTAGCGCCACTTATCGGTCGCTTGATGCCTTTATTCCCGCCACTGGTTACCGGTGTGGTTATTACTTCTATCGGGCTTAGCATCATTCAGGTGGGTATTGACTGGGCCGCCGGAGGTAAAGGGAATCCGCAATATGGTAATCCCGTTTATTTAGGTATCTCCTTTGCCGTCTTAATTTTTATCTTGCTCATTACTCGCTATGCGAAAGGATTTATGTCCAACGTCGCCGTATTACTGGGGATTGTATTTGGTTTTTTACTTTCGTGGATGATGAATGAAGTCAATTTATCCGGGCTACATGATGCTTCATGGTTTGCGATTGTCACGCCGATGTCATTTGGTATGCCGATTTTCGATCCCGTTTCCATTCTGACCATGACTGCCGTGTTAATCATCGTGTTTATCGAGTCGATGGGGATGTTCCTGGCACTGGGTGAAATAGTCGGTCGTAAACTCTCTTCACACGATATTATTCGCGGGCTGCGTGTCGATGGTGTAGGGACAATGATAGGCGGAACGTTTAACAGCTTCCCCCACACGTCATTTTCTCAAAACGTTGGCCTGGTTAGCGTGACGCGCGTTCATAGCCGCTGGGTGTGCATTGCTTCCGGTATCATTTTGATCCTGTTCGGCATGGTGCCCAAAATGGCGGTGCTGGTGGCCTCGATTCCGCAATTTGTGCTGGGCGGCGCGGGGCTGGTGATGTTCGGCATGGTACTGGCGACAGGGATTCGAATTCTGTCGCGCTGTAACTACACCACTAACCGTTACAACCTCTATATTGTGGCGATCAGTCTCGGTGTTGGCATGACGCCAACGCTCTCTCACGATTTCTTTTCTAAGTTACCGGCCGTACTGCAACCGTTGCTGCATAGCGGCATTATGCTCGCAACCCTTAGCGCCGTTGTGCTGAACGTCTTCTTTAATGGCTACCAGCATCATGCTGACCTGGTGAAGGAATCCGTCTCTGATAAAGATTTAAAAGTCAGGACAGTACGTATGTGGCTTCTGATGCGCAAGCTGAAGAAAAATGAGCATGGAGAATAA
- the ygfT gene encoding formate-dependent uric acid utilization protein YgfT, giving the protein MNKFIAAEAAECIGCHACEIACAVAHNQENWPLSHSDFRPRIHVVGKGQAANPVACHHCNNAPCVTACPVNALTFQSDSVQLDEQKCIGCKRCAIACPFGVVEMVDTIAQKCDLCNQRSSGTQACIDVCPTQALRLMDDKGLQQIKVARQRKTAAGKASSDAQPSRSAALLPVNSRKGADKISASERKTHFGEIYCGLDPQQATYESDRCVYCAEKANCNWHCPLHNAIPDYIRLVQEGKIIEAAELCHQTSSLPEICGRVCPQDRLCEGACTLKDHSGAVSIGNLERYITDTALAMGWRPDVSKVVPRSEKVAVIGAGPAGLGCADILARAGVQVDVFDRHPEIGGMLTFGIPPFKLDKTVLSQRREIFTAMGIDFHLNCEIGRDISFNELTAEYDAVFLGVGTYGMMRADLPHEDAPGVIQALPFLTAHTRQLMGLPESAEYPLTDVEGKRVVVLGGGDTTMDCLRTSIRLNAASVTCAYRRDEVSMPGSRKEVVNAREEGVEFQFNVQPQYIACDEDGRLTAVGLIRTAMGEPGPDGRRRPRPVAGSEFELPADVLIMAFGFQAHTMPWLQGSGIKLDKWGLIQTGDVGYLPTQTHLKKVFAGGDAVHGADLVVTAMAAGRQAARDMLTLFDTKAS; this is encoded by the coding sequence ATGAATAAGTTTATCGCTGCTGAAGCTGCGGAATGTATAGGCTGCCATGCTTGTGAAATTGCCTGTGCGGTGGCACATAATCAAGAAAACTGGCCGCTGAGTCACAGTGACTTTCGACCGCGTATCCACGTTGTAGGGAAAGGCCAGGCTGCGAATCCGGTGGCCTGCCATCACTGCAACAATGCCCCTTGCGTTACGGCTTGTCCGGTTAATGCTCTGACTTTCCAGTCTGATAGCGTACAACTGGACGAGCAAAAATGTATTGGTTGTAAAAGATGCGCAATCGCTTGCCCCTTTGGCGTCGTTGAGATGGTCGATACGATTGCACAGAAATGCGACCTTTGTAACCAGCGCAGTTCCGGCACGCAAGCCTGTATTGACGTCTGCCCAACACAGGCGTTACGGCTGATGGACGATAAAGGGTTGCAGCAGATAAAGGTGGCCCGCCAGCGCAAAACGGCAGCAGGAAAAGCGTCATCAGACGCTCAGCCATCTCGCAGTGCAGCGTTGCTCCCCGTTAACTCGCGTAAAGGCGCAGATAAAATTTCAGCGAGTGAACGGAAAACCCACTTTGGCGAAATCTATTGCGGGCTGGATCCACAACAAGCGACTTATGAGAGTGACCGCTGTGTTTATTGTGCCGAAAAAGCTAACTGCAACTGGCATTGTCCGCTGCATAACGCTATTCCGGATTACATCCGTCTGGTACAGGAAGGAAAGATTATTGAAGCGGCAGAACTTTGCCACCAGACCAGTTCCTTACCCGAAATCTGCGGCAGGGTATGTCCACAGGACCGTCTTTGTGAAGGTGCATGTACTTTGAAAGATCACTCTGGCGCAGTCTCTATCGGTAATCTGGAACGCTACATCACCGATACTGCGCTGGCGATGGGCTGGCGTCCCGATGTCAGCAAAGTTGTTCCCCGTAGCGAAAAAGTGGCGGTGATTGGCGCTGGACCTGCAGGATTAGGGTGTGCTGATATTCTGGCGCGCGCGGGAGTTCAGGTTGATGTCTTTGATCGCCATCCAGAAATTGGCGGTATGCTGACTTTTGGCATTCCTCCTTTCAAACTCGATAAAACGGTATTAAGCCAGCGGCGAGAGATATTCACCGCAATGGGAATCGATTTCCATCTCAACTGTGAAATTGGCCGCGATATCTCTTTCAACGAATTAACGGCGGAATATGATGCTGTTTTCCTCGGCGTGGGGACTTACGGGATGATGCGAGCAGATCTGCCGCATGAAGATGCGCCTGGTGTCATTCAGGCGTTACCGTTCCTGACCGCCCATACCCGCCAGCTCATGGGATTGCCGGAGTCTGCAGAGTATCCGCTGACGGATGTGGAAGGTAAGCGAGTTGTGGTATTGGGCGGTGGCGATACGACAATGGATTGTTTGCGGACTTCCATCCGCCTTAATGCTGCCAGCGTGACCTGTGCGTATCGTCGTGATGAAGTCAGTATGCCGGGTTCGCGCAAAGAGGTGGTCAATGCCCGCGAGGAAGGTGTTGAGTTTCAGTTCAATGTTCAGCCGCAATATATCGCTTGTGATGAAGATGGACGCTTAACGGCGGTGGGCCTGATTCGTACCGCTATGGGTGAGCCGGGGCCGGATGGCCGCCGTCGTCCTCGTCCGGTTGCGGGTTCAGAGTTTGAATTGCCCGCCGATGTTCTCATTATGGCCTTTGGTTTCCAGGCACATACCATGCCGTGGTTGCAGGGCAGCGGAATTAAACTCGATAAATGGGGCCTGATTCAAACCGGCGACGTCGGGTATTTACCCACCCAGACGCATCTGAAAAAAGTCTTTGCTGGTGGTGATGCAGTTCATGGCGCAGATCTGGTTGTCACTGCAATGGCCGCAGGAAGGCAGGCGGCGCGCGATATGTTAACTCTGTTTGATACGAAGGCATCGTGA
- the ygfS gene encoding 4Fe-4S dicluster domain-containing protein, whose protein sequence is MKSLIIVNPADCIGCRTCEVACVVAHPSEQELNADIFLPRLKVQRLDSISAPVMCHQCENAPCVGACPVGALTMGEQVVQANSARCIGCQSCVSACPFGMITIQSLPGDTRQQIVKCDLCEQREEGPACVESCPTQALQLLTERELRRVRQQRIVASSENPL, encoded by the coding sequence ATGAAATCGTTAATTATCGTTAATCCGGCTGACTGTATTGGCTGCCGTACTTGTGAAGTGGCCTGTGTGGTCGCTCACCCTTCAGAACAGGAGTTGAATGCCGATATCTTTTTACCCCGGCTGAAGGTACAACGGCTGGATAGCATCAGTGCGCCGGTGATGTGCCATCAGTGTGAAAACGCCCCTTGTGTTGGCGCTTGTCCCGTGGGGGCGCTGACGATGGGCGAGCAGGTGGTGCAGGCAAATTCTGCCCGTTGTATTGGCTGTCAGAGTTGCGTCAGTGCGTGCCCGTTTGGAATGATCACCATTCAGTCATTGCCGGGGGATACCCGGCAACAAATCGTGAAATGCGATCTCTGTGAACAGCGGGAAGAGGGGCCAGCCTGCGTTGAATCTTGCCCGACACAGGCGCTGCAGTTGCTGACTGAAAGAGAACTCAGGCGAGTCCGCCAGCAGCGTATTGTTGCCAGCAGTGAGAATCCTCTGTGA
- the ghxQ gene encoding guanine/hypoxanthine transporter GhxQ, producing the protein MSGDILQTPDAPKPQGALDNYFKITARGSTVRQEVLAGLTTFLAMVYSVIVVPGMLGKAGFPPAAVFVATCLVAGFGSLLMGLWANLPMAIGCAISLTAFTAFSLVLGQQISVPVALGAVFLMGVIFTAISVTGVRTWILRNLPMGIAHGTGIGIGLFLLLIAANGVGMVIKNPIEGLPVALGAFTSFPVMMSLLGLAVIFGLEKCRVPGGILLVIIAISIIGLIFDPAVKYHGLVAMPSLTGEDGKSLIFSLDIMGALQPTVLPSVLALVMTAVFDATGTIRAVAGQANLLDKDNQIINGGKALTSDSVSSIFSGLVGAAPAAVYIESAAGTAAGGKTGLTATVVGVLFLMILFLSPLSFLIPGYATAPALMYVGLLMLSNVSKLDFNDFIDAMAGLVCAVFIVLTCNIVTGIMLGFVTLVVGRVFAREWQKLNIGTVIITAALVAFYAGGWAI; encoded by the coding sequence ATGTCTGGAGACATCCTACAAACACCGGACGCACCAAAGCCACAGGGCGCGCTGGATAATTATTTTAAAATTACCGCTCGTGGCAGTACCGTTCGTCAGGAAGTACTGGCTGGCTTAACGACCTTTCTGGCCATGGTTTATTCCGTTATCGTCGTTCCGGGAATGCTGGGCAAAGCAGGTTTTCCTCCCGCAGCTGTGTTTGTTGCCACCTGTCTGGTCGCGGGCTTCGGCTCGTTGCTGATGGGGTTATGGGCCAATTTGCCAATGGCGATTGGTTGCGCTATTTCCTTGACGGCGTTTACCGCATTCAGTCTGGTACTCGGGCAACAAATTAGCGTTCCTGTCGCACTGGGCGCAGTCTTTCTGATGGGCGTCATCTTCACCGCTATTTCCGTAACCGGTGTGCGTACCTGGATCTTACGTAATTTGCCGATGGGGATCGCTCACGGTACAGGTATCGGTATCGGCCTGTTTCTGCTGCTGATTGCTGCTAACGGTGTGGGAATGGTTATAAAAAACCCGATTGAAGGCTTGCCAGTGGCGCTCGGTGCCTTTACCTCCTTCCCGGTGATGATGAGCTTACTGGGGCTGGCGGTCATCTTCGGTCTGGAAAAGTGCCGCGTACCCGGCGGGATCTTGTTGGTGATTATTGCAATTTCGATCATCGGCTTAATCTTTGACCCAGCGGTGAAGTACCACGGTCTGGTGGCGATGCCAAGCCTGACTGGCGAAGATGGTAAGTCTCTGATTTTCAGCCTCGATATTATGGGCGCACTCCAGCCAACTGTACTTCCGAGTGTACTGGCATTGGTGATGACCGCAGTGTTCGACGCCACTGGCACCATCCGTGCCGTCGCCGGTCAGGCGAATTTGTTGGATAAAGACAACCAGATCATCAACGGCGGCAAAGCCCTGACCAGTGACTCAGTAAGTTCAATATTCTCCGGCCTGGTGGGCGCAGCGCCCGCGGCGGTTTATATCGAATCAGCGGCAGGAACCGCCGCCGGGGGGAAAACCGGTTTAACCGCAACCGTGGTTGGTGTGTTGTTCCTGATGATTCTGTTTTTATCACCGTTATCGTTTCTGATCCCCGGTTATGCCACAGCTCCCGCACTGATGTACGTGGGTTTGCTGATGTTAAGCAACGTCTCGAAGCTGGATTTCAACGATTTTATTGACGCAATGGCTGGCCTGGTGTGTGCCGTGTTCATCGTTCTGACTTGTAATATCGTTACCGGTATTATGCTGGGCTTTGTAACACTGGTGGTGGGTCGCGTCTTTGCGCGCGAATGGCAAAAGCTGAATATTGGTACGGTGATCATTACTGCCGCACTGGTCGCGTTTTACGCGGGTGGTTGGGCAATCTAA
- the guaD gene encoding guanine deaminase has translation MSGEHTLKAVRGSFIDVTRTVDNPEEIASALRFIEDGLLLIKQGKVEWFGEWEDGKHQIPDTIRVRDYRGKLIVPGFIDTHIHYPQSEMVGAYGEQLLEWLNKHTFPTERRYEDLEYAREMSAFFIKQLLRNGTTTALVFGTVHPQSVDALFEAASHINMRMIAGKVMMDRNAPDYLLDTAESSYHQSKELIERWHKNGRLLYAITPRFAPTSSPEQMAMAQRLKEEYPDTWVHTHLCENKDEIAWVKSLYPDHDGYLDVYHQYGLTGKNCVFAHCVHLEEKEWDRLSETKSSIAFCPTSNLYLGSGLFNLKKAWQKKVKVGMGTDIGAGTTFNMLQTLNEAYKVLQLQGYRLSAYEAFYLATLGGAKSLGLDDLIGNFLPGKEADFVVMEPTATPLQQLRYDNSVSLVDKLFVMMTLGDDRSIYRTYVDGRLVYERN, from the coding sequence ATGTCAGGAGAACACACGTTAAAAGCGGTACGAGGCAGTTTTATTGATGTCACCCGTACGGTCGATAACCCGGAAGAAATTGCCTCTGCGCTGCGGTTTATTGAGGATGGTTTATTACTCATTAAACAGGGAAAAGTGGAATGGTTTGGCGAATGGGAAGACGGAAAGCATCAAATTCCTGACACCATTCGCGTGCGCGACTATCGCGGCAAACTGATAGTACCGGGCTTTATCGATACACATATCCATTATCCGCAAAGTGAAATGGTGGGGGCCTATGGTGAACAATTGCTGGAGTGGTTGAATAAACACACCTTCCCTACTGAACGTCGTTATGAGGATTTAGAGTACGCCCGCGAGATGTCGGCGTTCTTCATCAAGCAGCTTTTACGTAACGGAACCACCACGGCGCTGGTGTTTGGCACTGTTCATCCACAATCCGTTGATGCGCTGTTTGAAGCCGCCAGTCATATCAATATGCGTATGATTGCCGGTAAAGTGATGATGGACCGAAACGCACCGGATTATCTGCTCGACACTGCCGAAAGCAGCTATCACCAAAGCAAAGAACTGATTGAACGCTGGCACAAAAATGGTCGTCTGTTGTATGCGATTACGCCACGCTTCGCCCCTACCTCATCTCCTGAACAGATGGCGATGGCGCAACGCCTGAAAGAAGAATATCCGGATACATGGGTACATACCCATCTCTGTGAAAACAAAGATGAAATTGCCTGGGTGAAATCGCTTTATCCTGACCATGATGGTTATCTTGATGTTTACCATCAGTACGGCCTGACCGGTAAAAACTGCGTCTTTGCTCACTGCGTCCATCTCGAAGAAAAAGAGTGGGATCGTCTCAGCGAAACCAAATCCAGCATTGCTTTCTGTCCGACCTCCAACCTTTACCTCGGCAGCGGCTTATTCAACTTGAAAAAAGCATGGCAGAAGAAAGTCAAAGTGGGCATGGGAACGGATATCGGTGCCGGAACAACTTTTAACATGCTGCAAACGCTGAACGAAGCCTACAAGGTATTGCAATTACAAGGCTATCGCCTCTCGGCATATGAAGCGTTTTACCTGGCCACGCTCGGCGGAGCGAAATCTCTGGGCCTTGACGATTTGATTGGCAACTTTTTACCTGGCAAAGAGGCTGATTTCGTGGTGATGGAACCCACTGCCACTCCGCTACAGCAGCTGCGCTATGACAACTCTGTTTCTTTAGTCGACAAATTGTTCGTGATGATGACGTTGGGCGATGACCGTTCGATCTACCGCACCTACGTTGATGGTCGTCTGGTGTACGAACGCAACTAA
- the xanQ gene encoding xanthine/proton symporter XanQ, protein MSDINHAGSDLIFELEDRPPFHQALVGAITHLLAIFVPMVTPALIVGAALQLSAETTAYLVSMAMIASGIGTWLQVNRYGIVGSGLLSIQSVNFSFVTVMIALGSSMKSDGFHEELIMSSLLGVSFVGAFLVVGSSFILPYLRRVITPTVSGIVVLMIGLSLIKVGIIDFGGGFAAKSSGTFGNYEHLGVGLLVLIVVIGFNCCRSPLLRMGGIAIGLCVGYIASLCLGMVDFSSMRNLPLITIPHPFKYGFSFSFHQFLVVGTIYLLSVLEAVGDITATAMVSRRPIQGEEYQSRLKGGVLADGLVSVIASAVGSLPLTTFAQNNGVIQMTGVASRYVGRTIAVMLVILGLFPMIGGFFTTIPSAVLGGAMTLMFSMIAIAGIRIIITNGLKRRETLIVATSLGLGLGVSYDPEIFKILPASIYVLVENPICAGGLTAILLNIILPGGYRQENVLPGITSAEEMD, encoded by the coding sequence ATGTCTGATATAAACCATGCAGGTTCTGACCTTATATTTGAACTGGAGGATCGCCCTCCCTTTCATCAGGCTCTCGTAGGTGCCATTACCCATCTGTTGGCAATTTTCGTTCCGATGGTAACCCCCGCGTTAATCGTGGGTGCGGCCTTACAGCTTTCCGCTGAAACAACTGCCTATCTTGTTTCTATGGCGATGATCGCCTCTGGTATTGGTACCTGGTTACAAGTAAACCGCTACGGCATCGTCGGTTCTGGTTTACTTTCAATTCAGTCAGTCAATTTTTCATTTGTTACGGTCATGATTGCGCTGGGCAGCAGCATGAAAAGCGACGGTTTTCACGAAGAGTTAATCATGTCGTCGCTCCTCGGCGTCTCCTTCGTTGGCGCATTTCTGGTTGTCGGCTCTTCTTTTATCCTGCCCTATTTACGTCGGGTTATTACGCCTACCGTCAGCGGCATTGTGGTGCTGATGATCGGCTTAAGCCTGATTAAAGTCGGCATTATTGATTTTGGTGGAGGATTTGCAGCCAAAAGCAGCGGTACGTTCGGCAATTACGAACATCTCGGCGTTGGCTTATTGGTTTTGATTGTGGTGATCGGCTTTAACTGCTGCCGCAGTCCGTTGCTACGCATGGGTGGGATCGCCATTGGGCTATGTGTCGGCTATATCGCATCGTTATGCCTGGGCATGGTGGATTTCAGCAGTATGCGCAATTTGCCGTTAATCACCATCCCGCATCCGTTCAAATACGGCTTTAGTTTTAGCTTCCATCAGTTCCTGGTGGTTGGCACGATTTATCTGCTTAGCGTGCTGGAAGCTGTCGGCGATATCACCGCCACGGCAATGGTTTCCCGCCGTCCCATTCAGGGGGAAGAGTATCAGTCCCGACTGAAAGGCGGCGTGCTGGCAGATGGTCTGGTTTCTGTTATCGCCTCCGCTGTCGGTTCATTACCATTAACCACGTTTGCGCAAAATAATGGGGTTATTCAGATGACTGGCGTCGCTTCACGTTATGTCGGGCGAACCATCGCGGTAATGCTGGTTATCCTCGGCTTATTTCCGATGATTGGCGGCTTTTTTACGACCATTCCCTCGGCAGTTCTGGGAGGCGCAATGACGTTGATGTTTTCCATGATTGCCATCGCAGGGATTCGCATCATCATCACCAACGGTTTAAAGCGCCGAGAAACACTTATTGTCGCCACTTCTTTAGGTTTAGGACTTGGCGTCTCCTACGATCCCGAAATTTTTAAAATATTGCCAGCCTCTATTTATGTATTAGTTGAAAACCCTATTTGTGCTGGCGGGTTAACTGCGATTTTATTAAATATTATCCTCCCTGGTGGCTACCGACAGGAAAACGTTCTGCCTGGTATTACCTCAGCGGAAGAGATGGATTAA